In one Nitrososphaera viennensis EN76 genomic region, the following are encoded:
- a CDS encoding DNA-methyltransferase: MAGDPFRVLQGDARDIAKSMEPGTFRAIITSPPYFCHRHYGSDTGEIGQERDVEKYLDALEGIFVACKRLLAEDGSLWIVIGDTRRRKEKLRVPHRLAERLTRAGYRFREDIIWYKKNNISSSSRDNFSQAYEYVLFFSKNARSYADLDAVRVQGNEAVEGRNRVPPEEMLQFAPENPDRKEMERIAGIIHGATAKTPISELPSTSEIARAYGYDPEKFCPTCYRKFKRHATRRRIGDHRHYPIFAVCNPNGKNPSNVWEIATRAHYGNEHFAIFPEELVEKIILFATKKGDSVLDPFCGRGTTGIVAVSLGRRFVGIDLYSENVDRAVRNILRAQQQI, from the coding sequence TTGGCCGGCGATCCTTTCAGGGTGCTGCAGGGCGACGCTAGGGACATTGCAAAGAGCATGGAGCCCGGGACATTTCGCGCGATAATAACGTCCCCGCCGTACTTTTGCCACCGGCACTACGGCTCCGACACGGGCGAGATAGGGCAGGAGCGCGACGTTGAAAAATATCTCGATGCGCTTGAAGGCATTTTTGTCGCATGCAAGAGGCTGCTTGCAGAGGACGGGAGCCTGTGGATAGTGATAGGCGACACGCGCCGGCGCAAGGAAAAGCTCCGGGTGCCCCACAGGCTTGCAGAAAGGCTGACAAGGGCAGGCTACAGGTTTCGCGAGGACATCATCTGGTACAAAAAGAACAACATAAGCTCCAGCTCGCGTGACAACTTTTCACAAGCGTATGAATATGTCCTGTTCTTTTCCAAAAACGCGCGCTCGTACGCGGACCTCGACGCGGTGAGGGTGCAGGGCAACGAGGCAGTGGAGGGCAGGAACAGGGTCCCGCCAGAGGAGATGCTGCAGTTTGCGCCGGAAAACCCCGACCGGAAGGAGATGGAGCGAATTGCAGGGATAATCCACGGCGCGACTGCAAAAACGCCGATTTCAGAGCTGCCGAGCACTTCAGAGATAGCGCGCGCCTACGGCTATGACCCGGAAAAGTTCTGTCCGACGTGCTACCGCAAGTTCAAGAGGCACGCGACCCGGCGCAGGATAGGCGACCACAGGCACTATCCCATATTTGCGGTGTGCAACCCAAACGGCAAGAACCCTTCAAACGTGTGGGAGATAGCTACAAGGGCGCACTATGGAAACGAGCACTTTGCGATATTTCCCGAAGAGCTTGTGGAAAAGATTATCCTCTTTGCCACCAAAAAGGGCGACTCTGTCCTTGACCCTTTCTGCGGCAGGGGAACCACGGGCATTGTCGCGGTGTCGCTTGGGCGCAGGTTTGTCGGCATCGACCTCTACAGCGAAAACGTCGACAGGGCAGTCAGGAACATTTTGCGGGCGCAGCAGCAAATCTAA
- the bluB gene encoding 5,6-dimethylbenzimidazole synthase, whose product MAEGEVADYALSGPEKEGLYKAIFSRRDVRSHFAQKKDIPDDALLRILNAAHHAPSVGFSQPWNFILIKDAGTRKKVKESFERERERSIKMLESDKEKQERYSRLKLEGIMESALNVCVTYDPTRFGPFVLGRTSIEDTGVYSVCCAIQNLWLAARAEGVGVGWVSILSNEDLERILAIPAHVKPVAYLCLGYVEEFAPKPDLERAGWLPRMDLAKVVCYEKWGAYESEKWSGLCGAMDRLSRNNI is encoded by the coding sequence TTGGCTGAAGGAGAAGTGGCAGATTACGCGCTTTCAGGCCCGGAGAAAGAGGGCCTGTACAAGGCGATATTTTCAAGGAGGGACGTCAGGTCGCACTTTGCGCAAAAGAAGGACATCCCCGACGACGCGCTCTTGCGCATACTGAACGCCGCGCACCACGCGCCGTCCGTCGGCTTTTCGCAACCGTGGAACTTTATACTGATAAAGGACGCAGGGACGCGCAAGAAGGTAAAAGAGTCGTTTGAGCGGGAGCGGGAGCGCTCGATAAAGATGCTTGAAAGCGACAAGGAAAAGCAAGAGAGGTACTCCAGGCTAAAGCTTGAAGGCATAATGGAGTCGGCGCTCAACGTCTGCGTCACGTATGACCCGACACGCTTTGGGCCGTTCGTGCTTGGCAGGACTTCAATAGAGGACACGGGCGTTTACAGCGTCTGCTGCGCGATTCAGAACCTGTGGCTTGCGGCAAGGGCAGAGGGCGTCGGCGTCGGCTGGGTCAGCATACTCTCAAACGAGGACCTTGAGCGCATACTTGCAATACCTGCGCACGTCAAGCCGGTCGCCTACCTGTGTCTCGGCTATGTGGAGGAGTTTGCGCCAAAGCCGGATCTAGAGCGCGCAGGCTGGCTTCCCAGGATGGATCTTGCAAAAGTGGTGTGCTATGAAAAGTGGGGCGCTTACGAGTCGGAAAAATGGTCTGGCCTGTGCGGCGCGATGGACAGACTTTCTCGAAATAATATATAG
- a CDS encoding HD domain-containing protein translates to MLGSKPGDSSSVSCGRVYGWHNGGLPFSLHYHDAARWLFVLLLFSGLLSTGWFGIPLIPRYFIGTVDIVSGIFALFSALGTIWGIMAYREFTKSAGAVIDARLAARRLDPTIGDYEYKSYNPMTREYEDGFVPSGPVDFWDKETTVPAWMDKGKYWHILLSLQSPGREIRLQVVRDRDLPFGSGMRNVAVTSRDQSEEGRIMNRYIVKIPQWLVMNTERGRFSGHEAEGPELSALIADVNRKIVAATNEVAGWERLRVRYPWRFMTFVIYLNKSLPLRIVYRQVIRNFPGAKERKIYETNANLANVGDDELVVSIMELAQKKKKIPPARMAQIQTLVRFLKNAYTRQGLGEGASEYHNFHHSLEVAYVAMQLLPDYFRGYEFGPKDYELLLVAGLLHDYDPAQELGSNSGKPKGPSAARTVQEVQRTRIHDAYFTMTNAEFEEYFRQYRSSPSSSLQPPEDYATTHPERVKSDWTPTESLIIETLIWRTDFPFFKQKLAQEKYSALLSQLKDNGKVNLLAEVLWLADLSVTYMVSDPVRAWDRVNNLYDELFLPKLEAVSRTDAFFADFADLPLYRELLAQRGFPDVFRRRWNLIYQFFHEGNPSTPLNRTIEMARKIYFKVNVELGMRRGEMLQEIASENWSEYFIGIGKDQSEVLKAKSRLAELDPQNASAFWGDVQKLLPSIPDGAIDNFLIVMPGRVETLATQEEKSRIETRLSVLVKKLAQGGAVKILTDIDGNSPQFLELMSAAGRAGLAPSDEGKQYFPAGWTDPDFAESPRVITLAPRPAEIATKA, encoded by the coding sequence ATGTTGGGTTCAAAACCGGGAGATAGTAGTAGTGTTTCTTGCGGCCGCGTGTACGGCTGGCATAACGGAGGCTTGCCGTTCAGCCTCCACTATCACGATGCTGCGCGCTGGCTTTTTGTCCTGCTTCTTTTCTCCGGCCTGCTTTCGACCGGCTGGTTTGGCATACCGCTCATCCCCAGGTACTTTATCGGAACTGTCGACATTGTTTCAGGCATTTTTGCCCTGTTCAGCGCGCTTGGCACCATCTGGGGCATCATGGCCTACAGAGAGTTTACGAAATCGGCAGGAGCAGTCATTGACGCAAGGCTTGCCGCGCGCCGGCTCGACCCGACCATAGGCGACTATGAGTACAAGTCGTACAACCCCATGACAAGGGAGTACGAGGACGGCTTTGTGCCGTCCGGCCCTGTGGATTTCTGGGATAAGGAGACGACGGTCCCGGCATGGATGGACAAGGGTAAGTACTGGCACATACTGCTGTCGCTGCAGAGCCCCGGCCGGGAAATACGTCTGCAGGTGGTGCGCGACAGGGACCTGCCGTTTGGAAGCGGGATGCGAAACGTGGCAGTCACCTCAAGGGACCAGAGCGAGGAGGGCAGGATAATGAACCGCTACATAGTAAAGATACCGCAGTGGCTCGTCATGAACACCGAGCGCGGGCGCTTCTCCGGACACGAGGCAGAAGGCCCCGAGCTGAGCGCGCTCATTGCCGACGTCAACAGAAAGATTGTGGCGGCCACAAACGAGGTCGCGGGGTGGGAGCGCCTGCGCGTGCGCTACCCGTGGCGCTTTATGACGTTTGTGATATACCTGAACAAGAGCCTGCCCCTGCGCATCGTCTACAGGCAGGTCATACGCAACTTTCCAGGCGCAAAGGAGCGCAAGATCTACGAGACAAACGCCAACCTTGCGAATGTGGGTGACGACGAGCTCGTGGTGTCGATAATGGAGCTTGCGCAAAAGAAAAAAAAGATCCCACCTGCAAGGATGGCGCAGATCCAGACGCTCGTGCGCTTTTTGAAAAACGCGTACACCCGGCAGGGCCTGGGCGAGGGTGCAAGTGAGTACCACAATTTCCACCACTCGCTTGAAGTGGCGTACGTCGCCATGCAGCTGCTCCCCGACTATTTCCGCGGCTACGAGTTTGGCCCGAAGGACTATGAGCTTTTGCTGGTGGCTGGCCTCCTGCACGACTATGACCCTGCGCAGGAGCTTGGCTCAAATTCGGGCAAGCCAAAGGGCCCAAGCGCGGCAAGGACCGTCCAGGAAGTGCAAAGGACGAGGATCCACGACGCGTACTTTACCATGACAAACGCCGAGTTTGAGGAATATTTCAGGCAGTACAGGTCGTCACCATCATCGTCGCTCCAGCCGCCGGAGGATTACGCCACCACGCACCCGGAGAGGGTCAAGTCAGACTGGACGCCCACGGAGAGCCTCATAATCGAGACGCTCATCTGGAGGACAGACTTTCCGTTCTTCAAGCAAAAGCTCGCACAGGAAAAGTATTCCGCCCTGCTGTCGCAGCTGAAGGACAACGGCAAGGTGAACCTGCTTGCAGAGGTGCTCTGGCTTGCGGACCTTTCCGTGACGTACATGGTCTCCGACCCCGTCAGGGCGTGGGACAGGGTGAACAACCTCTATGACGAATTGTTTTTGCCAAAGCTGGAGGCGGTGTCAAGGACCGACGCGTTCTTTGCAGACTTTGCAGACCTGCCTCTCTACAGGGAGCTTCTCGCCCAGCGCGGGTTTCCAGATGTTTTCCGCCGGCGGTGGAACCTGATATACCAGTTCTTCCACGAGGGCAACCCGTCCACCCCGCTCAACCGCACCATAGAGATGGCACGCAAGATTTACTTCAAGGTAAACGTGGAACTTGGCATGAGGCGGGGCGAGATGCTGCAGGAAATAGCGTCGGAAAACTGGTCAGAGTATTTCATCGGCATAGGAAAGGACCAGAGCGAGGTCCTGAAGGCCAAGTCGAGGCTTGCCGAGCTTGACCCGCAGAACGCGTCGGCGTTCTGGGGCGACGTGCAAAAGCTCCTGCCTTCCATACCCGACGGCGCCATAGACAACTTTTTGATAGTCATGCCAGGCCGCGTCGAGACGCTTGCCACGCAGGAGGAAAAGTCCAGGATAGAGACGAGGCTCTCTGTGCTTGTCAAAAAGCTCGCCCAGGGCGGCGCAGTCAAGATCCTGACCGACATCGACGGGAACAGCCCGCAGTTTTTGGAATTGATGTCGGCGGCAGGCAGGGCGGGGCTTGCCCCTTCTGATGAGGGCAAGCAGTATTTCCCGGCCGGCTGGACCGATCCTGACTTTGCAGAAAGCCCCAGGGTAATCACGCTTGCGCCAAGGCCAGCAGAGATAGCGACGAAGGCTTAA
- a CDS encoding winged helix-turn-helix transcriptional regulator has protein sequence MGDYAAVMRQLKQCPINYTFQIIGKKFTILIMRNMMLFGHKHFNEFLTIEGINPKTLSQRLKEMQKNGLVERKVYPGTPVMIEYFLTERAMALKPVLDQLMLFSVQHYPQEVCKDGMPKTLEDLYKQQ, from the coding sequence ATGGGGGATTATGCTGCGGTAATGCGGCAGTTAAAGCAGTGCCCGATCAACTACACGTTCCAGATAATTGGCAAAAAATTCACCATACTCATCATGCGCAACATGATGCTCTTTGGTCACAAGCATTTCAACGAATTTCTGACAATCGAGGGTATCAACCCAAAGACGCTCTCGCAGCGCCTCAAGGAGATGCAGAAAAACGGCCTTGTGGAACGCAAGGTGTATCCAGGGACGCCTGTCATGATAGAATATTTCCTGACTGAAAGGGCCATGGCCCTCAAGCCGGTGCTTGACCAGCTGATGCTGTTTTCGGTGCAGCATTACCCGCAGGAGGTGTGCAAGGACGGCATGCCCAAGACTCTTGAAGATTTGTACAAACAACAATAA
- a CDS encoding VOC family protein, with product MATIVYFEIPSDNTERAGKFYGALFGWKTEKMQGSVEYLMFGTTDHNGKEVGGGGIMKRKTPDQGITNYIGVDSVEKYAKKVQELGGTVKVPKTEVQGFGWYAICTDTENNTFGLWESSPQAQQQQH from the coding sequence ATGGCTACAATAGTTTATTTTGAGATACCAAGCGACAACACCGAGCGCGCCGGCAAGTTCTACGGCGCGCTGTTTGGATGGAAGACCGAGAAGATGCAGGGCTCGGTGGAATACCTGATGTTTGGCACCACCGACCACAATGGCAAGGAGGTGGGAGGCGGAGGCATTATGAAGAGGAAAACGCCAGACCAAGGGATCACCAACTACATCGGGGTTGACTCTGTCGAGAAATATGCCAAAAAGGTGCAGGAGCTTGGAGGCACGGTAAAGGTGCCCAAGACGGAGGTGCAGGGCTTTGGCTGGTATGCCATATGCACAGACACAGAGAACAACACGTTTGGGCTCTGGGAATCAAGCCCGCAGGCACAACAACAGCAGCACTGA
- a CDS encoding HEAT repeat domain-containing protein, whose protein sequence is MKEEEKDMAAKKKQQQQQQPGNGDNRIKLFEEMEAQFDEKNVNYFKKLLTHRDSVVRTRAVCILAEIAGKSAVTPISKVLKNDDNDLVRHEAAFSLGQLGFSSGIKPLADAVKNDKSFFVRHEAAVALGVIGSEDARKTLDDALRNDESEEVRDSAVVALANLDYIKAVNRKNDFTRMTGG, encoded by the coding sequence ATGAAAGAAGAAGAAAAAGACATGGCGGCCAAAAAAAAGCAACAGCAACAACAGCAGCCTGGCAATGGTGATAATAGGATAAAGCTATTCGAGGAGATGGAGGCGCAGTTTGACGAAAAGAACGTCAACTATTTCAAGAAACTGCTGACGCACCGGGACAGCGTAGTCCGGACGAGGGCGGTGTGCATACTGGCAGAGATCGCCGGCAAGTCGGCGGTGACGCCAATAAGCAAGGTGTTGAAGAACGACGACAACGACTTGGTCCGCCACGAGGCCGCGTTCTCGCTTGGCCAGCTCGGCTTTTCAAGCGGGATAAAGCCACTTGCTGATGCCGTGAAAAACGACAAGAGCTTTTTCGTGCGCCACGAGGCGGCGGTGGCTCTCGGAGTCATCGGCTCGGAGGACGCAAGAAAAACGCTTGATGATGCCCTAAGAAACGACGAAAGCGAGGAGGTGCGCGACTCGGCAGTCGTCGCCCTGGCAAACCTCGACTATATCAAGGCAGTCAACAGAAAGAACGATTTTACCCGTATGACGGGTGGCTAA
- the tatC gene encoding twin-arginine translocase subunit TatC produces MASEMTFFEHIDELRTRIVRMAIAVIAITIFCMAFSLHPFEYAGIPLAYPFPDPINNVSAQIMLFMQKDLIPPTVTLVQIAPGQAFFAQVYVSMLAGIIGAMPVIVKEIAGFIAPAISPKARKSISHVVAPAIALFVAGVAFSYLVAVPFVLQFLYQYGEAIGAVALFNVSDFISFVLQFLLGFGIAFELPVMMYGISLTGAMSPYFWRNNIRYAVIVLVVFGAIITPDGSGITMWFVAGPMIVLYLAGMAAVESRAKKLERVAGARA; encoded by the coding sequence ATGGCGTCAGAGATGACCTTTTTTGAGCACATCGACGAGCTGCGCACACGCATAGTACGCATGGCAATCGCAGTCATTGCGATCACGATATTCTGCATGGCCTTTTCCCTGCACCCGTTCGAGTATGCGGGGATCCCGCTTGCATACCCGTTCCCGGACCCGATAAACAACGTCTCGGCCCAGATAATGCTCTTTATGCAAAAGGACCTCATCCCGCCAACCGTCACCCTGGTCCAGATAGCGCCGGGGCAGGCGTTCTTTGCCCAAGTGTACGTCTCGATGCTTGCAGGGATTATTGGCGCCATGCCGGTCATCGTCAAGGAGATAGCTGGCTTTATTGCGCCGGCGATAAGCCCCAAGGCAAGAAAGTCGATATCTCACGTCGTTGCGCCGGCAATTGCCCTCTTTGTCGCAGGCGTCGCGTTCTCGTACCTCGTGGCGGTGCCCTTCGTACTTCAGTTCCTTTACCAGTACGGCGAGGCGATAGGCGCGGTGGCGCTGTTCAACGTCTCTGACTTCATCTCGTTTGTCCTCCAGTTCCTCCTCGGTTTTGGCATCGCGTTTGAGCTCCCGGTCATGATGTACGGCATCTCCCTCACTGGCGCCATGTCGCCCTACTTTTGGCGCAACAACATCCGCTACGCCGTCATCGTTCTCGTGGTATTTGGCGCCATAATAACGCCTGACGGCAGCGGCATCACCATGTGGTTTGTTGCCGGCCCCATGATAGTCCTGTACCTGGCAGGCATGGCCGCAGTCGAGAGCAGGGCGAAAAAGCTTGAGAGGGTCGCTGGGGCCAGGGCCTAA
- a CDS encoding twin-arginine translocase TatA/TatE family subunit, translating to MSTGLLNLLMQIPSGMEWIFIIIIIVVVFFGVRKIPELARTFGKASAEYEKARIEAKRELQQLKSQDSNNRIGREKLEEIADSLGINYTNKNDDELRAAIDLELNKTSKK from the coding sequence ATGTCCACAGGGCTGCTCAACCTTCTGATGCAGATACCGTCAGGCATGGAATGGATCTTTATAATCATCATCATCGTGGTGGTGTTCTTTGGGGTCAGAAAGATCCCCGAGCTTGCAAGGACCTTTGGCAAGGCTTCCGCAGAATACGAAAAGGCGAGGATCGAGGCCAAGCGCGAGCTCCAACAGTTAAAGAGCCAGGACAGCAACAACAGGATCGGCAGGGAAAAGCTTGAAGAGATTGCAGACTCGCTTGGCATCAACTACACCAACAAGAACGACGACGAGCTGAGAGCGGCGATCGACCTCGAGCTGAACAAGACCTCGAAAAAGTAA
- a CDS encoding formate--phosphoribosylaminoimidazolecarboxamide ligase family protein produces MIGPQQIAPVIDRYYNPKDVTIGTIGSHSALEVMDGAKDEGMKTICICQKGRDLPYRRFKRLADEIIILDKFSDILNRENQEKLRDRNCIMVAHRAFTAYLGYDNIENNFKVPVFGNRLLLRAEERTAPRNQYYLIEKAGLRHPRIYRKPSDIAGPAMVKVQEAKRKLERAFFIVTSYEDYKKKAKQKIEQGAVSKQDLENAVIEEYVLGTYFNLNFFHSPLTGETEFLGIERRLQTNLHDFVSIPAKQQIEMDIQTQNIEVGHTPASIRESLLEKVFEMGDKFAVAARKEYPPGIIGPISLQSVVTTDLDFVVYDVSLRVPGNPIMATTSPYTKYYYGHTMGVGRRIAMEIKNAVAQRKLRDIVT; encoded by the coding sequence TTGATCGGCCCGCAGCAGATCGCACCGGTAATAGACCGCTACTACAACCCAAAGGACGTCACCATTGGCACCATAGGGAGCCACTCTGCCCTTGAGGTGATGGACGGCGCCAAGGACGAGGGGATGAAGACGATCTGCATCTGCCAGAAGGGCAGGGACTTGCCGTATCGCAGGTTCAAGCGCCTCGCTGACGAGATAATAATCCTGGACAAGTTTTCCGACATACTAAACCGCGAGAACCAGGAAAAGCTTCGCGACAGGAACTGCATAATGGTCGCACACCGCGCATTTACGGCGTACCTCGGCTACGACAACATCGAGAACAACTTCAAGGTGCCAGTGTTTGGTAACAGGTTGCTCCTGCGGGCAGAAGAGCGCACCGCGCCAAGGAACCAGTACTACCTCATCGAAAAGGCCGGCCTGCGCCACCCCAGGATATACCGCAAGCCGTCAGACATCGCCGGCCCGGCTATGGTCAAGGTGCAGGAGGCAAAGCGCAAGCTGGAAAGAGCGTTTTTCATAGTCACCTCGTACGAGGACTACAAGAAAAAGGCAAAGCAAAAAATCGAGCAGGGAGCCGTGAGCAAGCAGGACCTGGAGAACGCGGTGATAGAGGAGTACGTGCTTGGCACCTACTTTAACCTCAACTTTTTCCACTCGCCCCTGACAGGCGAGACAGAGTTCCTCGGGATTGAGCGCAGGCTGCAGACCAACCTCCACGACTTTGTGTCCATCCCGGCAAAACAGCAGATTGAAATGGACATCCAAACGCAGAACATCGAAGTCGGCCACACGCCGGCAAGCATACGGGAATCACTTCTTGAAAAGGTGTTTGAGATGGGAGACAAGTTTGCAGTGGCGGCAAGAAAGGAATACCCGCCGGGGATAATCGGCCCGATTTCGCTCCAGAGCGTCGTCACCACCGACCTTGACTTTGTCGTCTATGATGTCTCTCTCAGGGTGCCAGGAAACCCCATAATGGCGACCACAAGCCCGTACACGAAATACTATTACGGCCACACGATGGGAGTCGGCCGCAGGATTGCCATGGAAATAAAGAACGCGGTGGCGCAGCGCAAGCTGCGCGACATTGTCACCTAG
- a CDS encoding bifunctional nuclease family protein has translation MPGHEDEYVSARISYVGFVDQVGLEGVVILKAEDGREFPMRAFSGEVARHISRFQEGDKGAIPTIYNLVEEIAAMADLMLTEVRVYQSGTVLRANLYFQGRKGEIVLRNYRASDSIALASYYDTPIKVRKSLFEEALEH, from the coding sequence ATGCCCGGCCATGAGGACGAGTACGTCAGTGCAAGGATAAGTTACGTCGGATTCGTGGATCAGGTGGGGCTTGAAGGGGTGGTCATACTAAAGGCCGAGGACGGCCGCGAGTTTCCCATGCGGGCGTTCTCCGGCGAGGTGGCAAGGCACATCTCGCGCTTTCAGGAAGGAGACAAGGGCGCCATTCCAACCATCTACAACCTTGTAGAAGAGATTGCCGCAATGGCAGACCTGATGCTGACAGAAGTGCGCGTCTACCAGAGCGGGACAGTGCTGCGGGCAAACCTGTATTTCCAGGGGAGAAAGGGCGAGATAGTGCTCCGCAACTACCGCGCCTCTGACTCTATCGCGCTTGCCTCATACTATGACACGCCCATAAAGGTGCGAAAAAGCCTCTTTGAGGAGGCGCTTGAGCACTAG
- a CDS encoding HAD family hydrolase → MARLAAFDMDGTLLDGRLVFALAERFGLDGKVRSIQADGKLANYEKTKAIAALFAGLARKDLLAAIESIPLAANCERAMPLLKEQGWKMGIITDSYATAASVVAERLQMDFVAANELEFKGDMITGIVRMPLGWQEIGCTCKLSVCKRFHLEKYATKFGVPLENTAAIGDTRADICMIRRAGAGIAFMPKDDDIAGATKSVVRRPDMMQVARLLLDAAH, encoded by the coding sequence ATGGCGCGGCTTGCGGCTTTTGACATGGACGGCACGCTCCTTGACGGCCGGCTCGTATTTGCGCTTGCCGAGCGCTTTGGGCTTGACGGCAAGGTCCGGTCTATTCAGGCAGACGGCAAGCTTGCCAATTATGAAAAGACAAAGGCAATAGCCGCCCTTTTCGCCGGCCTGGCTAGGAAGGACCTTCTTGCAGCAATAGAGTCGATCCCGCTTGCCGCAAACTGCGAGCGCGCCATGCCGCTTCTGAAGGAGCAGGGTTGGAAGATGGGAATAATAACCGACAGCTATGCGACGGCCGCGTCGGTGGTTGCAGAGAGGCTGCAGATGGACTTTGTGGCCGCAAACGAGCTTGAATTTAAAGGCGACATGATAACCGGCATCGTGCGCATGCCGCTTGGCTGGCAGGAAATAGGATGCACGTGCAAGCTGTCGGTGTGCAAGCGCTTTCACCTTGAAAAATATGCGACCAAGTTTGGCGTGCCGCTGGAAAACACGGCGGCAATAGGCGACACCCGGGCAGACATTTGCATGATAAGGCGCGCCGGCGCCGGGATCGCGTTCATGCCAAAAGACGACGACATTGCCGGCGCCACAAAAAGCGTGGTGCGCAGGCCGGACATGATGCAGGTCGCCCGGCTACTACTTGACGCCGCACATTGA
- a CDS encoding SDR family NAD(P)-dependent oxidoreductase codes for MSKEEKEESGQTAIVTGSSSGIGLETSLALARNGFYTYATMRNPAKGKALVDRAEKEKLPLQVAELDVDRDESVKNTIGGIARERKRIDVVVNNAGFALVGALEETSMDEIKAQFETNLFGALRVMKAVIPVMRRQASGTIVNITSMGGKVAIPLDPIYHGTKFALEGITESVRYELQPFGGKCDTCRARRGKDELLWQPKACT; via the coding sequence ATGTCAAAAGAGGAAAAAGAAGAATCTGGGCAAACGGCAATTGTCACCGGAAGTTCTTCTGGCATAGGCCTTGAGACATCCCTTGCGCTTGCGCGAAACGGATTCTATACCTATGCAACGATGAGAAACCCTGCAAAAGGAAAAGCGCTTGTCGACAGGGCAGAAAAAGAAAAGCTGCCGTTGCAGGTGGCAGAACTTGATGTCGACAGGGACGAGTCGGTTAAAAATACGATAGGCGGCATAGCCAGGGAACGCAAAAGGATTGACGTCGTCGTGAACAATGCGGGGTTTGCCCTCGTCGGCGCGCTGGAAGAAACATCGATGGACGAGATAAAGGCCCAGTTTGAGACCAACCTGTTTGGCGCGCTGAGAGTCATGAAGGCAGTCATCCCCGTAATGAGAAGACAGGCAAGCGGGACAATAGTGAACATAACTTCGATGGGCGGCAAGGTCGCGATCCCGCTTGACCCGATTTACCACGGCACAAAATTTGCGCTTGAAGGCATCACAGAATCGGTTCGCTATGAACTGCAGCCCTTTGGGGGTAAATGTGATACTTGTAGAGCCCGGCGCGGTAAAGACGAACTTTTATGGCAACCTAAAGCTTGCACATGA
- a CDS encoding Rossmann-fold NAD(P)-binding domain-containing protein produces the protein MILVEPGAVKTNFYGNLKLAHDATGPDSPYAKFMSGLQSAAARMVEDAIPAQEVAEVIAQAARSDSPQMRYVIGKDTQVMIEARKSMDDKEFEKFVAARFFGNQ, from the coding sequence GTGATACTTGTAGAGCCCGGCGCGGTAAAGACGAACTTTTATGGCAACCTAAAGCTTGCACATGATGCCACCGGACCCGATTCTCCGTATGCCAAGTTCATGAGTGGCCTGCAATCAGCCGCTGCACGCATGGTAGAGGATGCGATTCCTGCTCAGGAGGTCGCCGAGGTGATAGCGCAGGCGGCCAGGTCGGATTCGCCACAAATGAGATACGTTATCGGAAAGGACACACAGGTAATGATTGAGGCCAGAAAGAGCATGGACGACAAAGAGTTTGAAAAGTTTGTGGCCGCCCGGTTCTTTGGAAATCAATAA
- a CDS encoding putative quinol monooxygenase: MESSQIHFRAEFTIEEGKIEEYKELIQEMSRVVEASEPDTIDYQFYLDRDDKTKCIVHETYANSEAVLARNNDVASQTILPKISKVARISRFDVYGNPDEELQKVLASFSPTPQIYNLITGSSR, encoded by the coding sequence ATGGAGAGCAGCCAGATTCATTTTAGAGCGGAATTTACCATAGAAGAGGGGAAAATAGAAGAATACAAGGAGCTGATACAGGAAATGAGTAGAGTGGTGGAAGCCAGCGAGCCAGATACAATCGATTACCAGTTTTATCTTGATAGAGACGATAAAACAAAGTGTATTGTACACGAAACATACGCAAACTCAGAGGCGGTACTTGCTCGCAACAATGACGTTGCTTCGCAAACAATACTTCCAAAGATTTCCAAGGTTGCGAGAATAAGTAGATTTGATGTCTACGGCAACCCTGACGAAGAACTGCAAAAGGTGCTAGCAAGTTTTAGCCCAACTCCACAGATTTACAATCTGATTACTGGATCCAGTCGTTGA